A region from the Acinonyx jubatus isolate Ajub_Pintada_27869175 chromosome C2, VMU_Ajub_asm_v1.0, whole genome shotgun sequence genome encodes:
- the GPR160 gene encoding probable G-protein coupled receptor 160 — protein MTALSSGNCSFQYQLRQANRSLDGNCLLFLIILGKVLLNTLTLGMRRKNTCHNFMEYFCFSLAFIDFLLLVNISIIYYYRDFVLLGVRFTKYHICLFTQIISFTYGFLHYPVFLIACIDYYLNFSKTPKLALKCKKKFYFFTVILIWISVLAYVLRDPGIYQSLKAQSVYAYQCPFYISIQSYWLSFSMVMILFMAFITSWSEVIALVQAVRMTSYMNETILYFPFSSHSSYTLSSKKALLPKFIICFLGTWLPFVLLQVIILLLKVQIPAYIEMNIPWLYFVNSFLIATVYWFNSHKLNLRDVALPADPFVNWKCCFIPLTIHNLEQIEKPISIIIC, from the coding sequence ATGACTGCTCTTTCTTCCGGGAACTGCTCTTTTCAGTACCAGTTACGTCAAGCAAATCGGTCCCTAGATGGTAACTGTCTGCTATTCTTGATAATACTTGGGAAAGTATTACTAAATACCCTCACACtaggaatgagaagaaaaaacacCTGTCACAATTTTATGgagtatttttgcttttcactagcattcattgattttttaCTTCTAGTAAACATTTCCATTATATACTACTACAGAGATTTTGTACTTTTAGGTGTTAGGTTTACTAAATACCACATCTGCCTATTTactcaaattatttcatttacttacgGTTTTTTGCATTATCCGGTTTTCCTGATAGCTTGTATAGATTATTACCTGAATTTCTCTAAAACTCCAAAGCTTGcattgaaatgcaaaaaaaaattttatttctttacagtaattttaatttggatttcagtCCTTGCTTATGTTTTGAGGGATCCAGGTATCTATCAAAGCCTGAAGGCACAGAGTGTTTATGCTTATCAATGTCCTTTCTACATTAGCATTCAGAGTTACTGGCTGTCATTTTCCATggtgatgattttatttatggcTTTTATAACCTCTTGGTCAGAAGTGATTGCCTTGGTGCAGGCTGTTAGGATGACTTCCTATATGAATGAGACTATtctgtattttcccttttcttcccattctAGTTATACTCTGAGCTCTAAGAAAGCACTCTTGCCCAAGTTCATTATCTGTTTTCTCGGTACCTGGCTACCATTTGTACTACTTCAAGTAATTATCCTTCTACTTAAAGTACAGATTCCAGCATATATTGAGATGAACATTCCGTGGTTGTACTTTGTCAATAGTTTTCTCATTGCCACAGTTTACTGGTTTAATTCTCACAAGCTTAATTTGAGAGATGTTGCATTACCTGCGGATCCTTTCGTCAACTGGAAATGCTGCTTCATTCCACTTACAATTCATAATCTTGAGCAAATTGAAAAGCCTATATcaataataatttgttaa